The Sporosarcina ureae genome includes a region encoding these proteins:
- a CDS encoding carbon-phosphorus lyase complex subunit PhnI: MGYVPVKGGTQAIDASIKRVKFERLKGQAILEIETILSTMRALVDQVMSESSLYSPQLAALAIKQAEGSMEEAVFLMRAHRSTLPRLYYSESVETDAMFVERRISASFKDIPGGQLLGATYDYTHRLLDFNLINEKKADNTHWLQSYAEELQEVKVEETVERYPKVVEYLRKEGLFEQYEMDNTEPEDITKQNLEFPASRSARLQVLTRGQTGALTSLAYASLRGYGEVHPTVGEVRVGSLPIYVKHPNEEDGSEDEEFYIGDIQVTEVESFVPVHVKNENNEEELEFEIGYGICYGQNETKTIAMSILDQCLEHLNDEFPTHDEEFVLLHIDSVESSGFISHLKLPHYVTFQSKLDSIRQVKKGVQVNES, from the coding sequence GTGGGGTATGTTCCTGTAAAAGGAGGTACTCAGGCGATAGATGCTTCTATCAAACGAGTAAAGTTCGAACGGCTCAAAGGGCAAGCGATTCTGGAAATTGAAACGATTTTGTCGACGATGAGAGCTTTGGTCGATCAAGTTATGTCGGAAAGTAGTTTATATTCTCCGCAATTGGCGGCATTGGCCATCAAGCAGGCGGAGGGAAGTATGGAAGAAGCAGTATTCCTTATGCGTGCTCACCGATCCACATTGCCAAGATTGTATTACAGCGAGTCAGTCGAGACAGATGCAATGTTTGTAGAAAGAAGAATTTCTGCGAGCTTTAAAGATATACCTGGGGGTCAATTACTGGGTGCCACGTATGACTACACACATCGTCTTCTAGATTTTAATTTAATCAATGAAAAAAAGGCGGATAATACGCATTGGCTGCAGAGCTATGCCGAAGAACTTCAAGAGGTGAAAGTGGAAGAAACGGTTGAACGCTATCCGAAAGTTGTAGAGTACCTTCGTAAAGAAGGGTTGTTTGAACAATATGAAATGGACAATACAGAACCTGAAGATATTACAAAACAAAACTTGGAGTTTCCGGCGAGCCGTAGTGCGAGATTACAAGTCCTGACCCGTGGACAAACAGGTGCATTGACTTCTTTGGCATATGCCTCGTTGCGCGGATATGGAGAAGTCCATCCGACTGTAGGTGAAGTGCGTGTAGGTTCGCTGCCAATTTACGTTAAGCATCCCAACGAAGAAGACGGTTCAGAGGACGAAGAGTTTTACATCGGAGATATTCAAGTAACGGAAGTAGAATCATTTGTGCCCGTCCATGTGAAAAATGAAAACAATGAAGAAGAACTGGAATTTGAGATTGGATATGGAATTTGTTATGGACAAAATGAAACCAAAACTATTGCCATGAGTATTCTCGATCAGTGCCTAGAACATCTAAATGATGAATTTCCAACACATGATGAAGAATTTGTACTGCTTCACATTGATTCAGTGGAATCTAGTGGGTTTATTTCCCACTTGAAGCTACCGCATTACGTGACATTCCAATCCAAATTAGACAGTATACGGCAAGTGAAGAAAGGGGTGCAGGTCAATGAAAGCTAA
- the phnH gene encoding phosphonate C-P lyase system protein PhnH — MAIDQVHDLQYVYRKLLHSMSRPGTISSITEPVNRMDYSIPCSEALLLTAMALLDGEVTFHIVSDEHQELIEKISEYTSAKYASIDEADFVIVLREDKEQEIRRALEQCKVGSLIDPQQSSTWLIESSVLENDGETVLKGPGIQSEVSLQTGFPVTLWQARNQRTNEFPMGIDLIFIDQASQIACVPRTTAVAHKEVG, encoded by the coding sequence ATGGCGATTGATCAAGTACATGATTTGCAATATGTCTATCGTAAATTACTGCATAGTATGTCGCGGCCGGGCACGATTTCATCCATTACTGAACCGGTGAACCGAATGGATTATTCTATTCCTTGCAGCGAAGCTTTACTTTTAACTGCAATGGCATTATTAGATGGAGAAGTCACTTTCCATATTGTATCTGATGAACACCAGGAGCTAATAGAAAAGATATCGGAATATACTTCTGCTAAATATGCATCCATTGATGAAGCGGATTTTGTCATAGTCCTTCGCGAAGATAAAGAGCAAGAAATACGACGCGCTTTAGAACAGTGTAAAGTCGGATCTCTTATTGATCCACAGCAATCTTCCACTTGGCTCATTGAAAGTTCTGTATTAGAAAATGATGGTGAAACCGTATTAAAAGGTCCGGGCATTCAATCAGAAGTGTCCTTACAAACAGGGTTTCCAGTGACGTTATGGCAAGCTAGAAATCAGCGGACGAACGAATTTCCGATGGGAATCGACTTAATTTTTATCGATCAAGCTTCACAAATTGCTTGCGTACCTAGAACAACAGCAGTTGCACATAAGGAGGTGGGATAA
- a CDS encoding alpha-D-ribose 1-methylphosphonate 5-phosphate C-P-lyase PhnJ, which yields MKANTHFAFFDEGSKKEIRRATLKAVAIPGYQVPFASREMPIARGWGTGGLQLTLSLIGQTDVLKVIDQGSDESVNAVSIKKLVQDTTGVQLTECTEEADIIQSRHRIPECSLTKEQILVLQVPIPEPLRAIEEREYMTKRMHAEDDYSGAWLMLFEQIMKFGKTATTADHPVSVHDRYVMAPSPIPRFDNPKMDHSEALILLGAGREKKIYAVPPYTSVKSLAFEDYPFTVESFEGAHCHLCGAEGVFLDELIDHEKGATIYQCNDSAYCIEQLNKQEKVEVESTYA from the coding sequence ATGAAAGCTAACACGCATTTTGCTTTTTTCGATGAAGGTTCAAAAAAGGAAATACGTCGCGCTACTCTAAAAGCTGTAGCGATTCCAGGCTATCAAGTGCCATTTGCTTCTAGGGAAATGCCCATTGCACGAGGCTGGGGAACAGGTGGATTGCAGCTTACACTTTCCCTTATAGGACAAACAGATGTGCTAAAAGTGATTGACCAAGGCTCCGATGAATCTGTCAATGCAGTGAGTATAAAAAAGCTAGTCCAAGACACAACGGGCGTTCAACTGACAGAGTGTACAGAAGAAGCGGATATCATTCAATCAAGGCACCGGATTCCGGAATGTTCATTGACGAAAGAGCAGATTCTTGTGTTACAAGTTCCGATACCAGAGCCGTTGCGTGCCATTGAAGAAAGGGAATATATGACAAAGCGTATGCATGCAGAAGATGATTATAGTGGTGCTTGGCTAATGTTGTTCGAACAAATTATGAAGTTCGGAAAAACGGCGACAACTGCTGATCATCCCGTATCGGTTCACGATCGTTATGTAATGGCACCAAGCCCAATTCCTCGATTCGACAATCCGAAAATGGATCATTCTGAAGCCTTGATCCTTCTCGGAGCAGGTAGGGAAAAGAAAATCTATGCTGTACCGCCCTATACATCCGTCAAATCGTTAGCTTTTGAAGATTATCCATTTACTGTTGAATCATTTGAAGGAGCTCATTGTCATTTGTGTGGAGCAGAAGGCGTTTTTCTGGATGAACTCATAGATCACGAAAAGGGTGCAACGATTTATCAGTGCAACGATTCGGCTTATTGTATAGAACAATTAAACAAACAAGAGAAAGTCGAGGTGGAAAGCACGTATGCATGA
- a CDS encoding ABC transporter permease subunit yields the protein MQATTHMKRRSDGRISIKSGNEVQLIMQLTILILTVLTVLAFLFFDYTGLDIQRAIKETAYNLRVMFLEPALSHFGWGEAFHQVGITLGLAFLSTILGAVLSFFLALSAATNLTNEWITKIVRIFLAFIRAVPTVLWVLIFAIAAGLGSEAAVLGMLFHSIAYLVKAFSEAFEEVDKGIIEALRATGAGWWHIVVHAILPSTFTYLMSWTFLRFEINFAVAVAMGAAAGAGGIGFELFMASSFYFDLREVGMITYMILVLAIILEVISTLLKNRYFPASIKN from the coding sequence ATGCAAGCGACAACACATATGAAGCGACGGAGTGATGGTCGTATTAGCATAAAGTCGGGCAATGAAGTACAGCTAATCATGCAGTTAACCATCCTCATTCTAACCGTACTGACTGTCTTAGCTTTCCTGTTCTTTGACTATACAGGGCTCGACATTCAACGAGCTATAAAGGAAACAGCCTATAATTTACGGGTTATGTTTTTAGAACCTGCCCTCAGTCATTTCGGTTGGGGAGAAGCCTTCCATCAAGTGGGTATTACGCTTGGACTCGCCTTTTTATCTACAATTTTAGGAGCCGTTCTTTCGTTTTTTCTAGCGCTATCTGCAGCGACTAATTTGACCAATGAATGGATCACCAAAATAGTTCGCATCTTCTTGGCCTTTATCCGTGCAGTCCCAACGGTTTTATGGGTTTTGATCTTTGCTATTGCGGCTGGATTAGGGAGTGAAGCTGCAGTGCTAGGCATGCTGTTTCATTCTATTGCGTATTTAGTAAAAGCATTTTCTGAAGCGTTTGAGGAAGTGGACAAAGGAATTATCGAGGCGTTAAGGGCTACGGGCGCGGGTTGGTGGCACATTGTAGTACATGCCATACTTCCTTCGACATTTACATATCTTATGTCCTGGACTTTTCTGCGGTTTGAAATTAACTTTGCGGTAGCAGTTGCAATGGGAGCGGCAGCCGGAGCCGGGGGGATCGGTTTCGAGCTGTTTATGGCTTCGAGCTTCTACTTCGATTTGCGTGAAGTAGGAATGATTACATATATGATTCTAGTATTGGCGATCATACTGGAGGTCATATCCACTTTGCTGAAAAACCGCTATTTTCCTGCAAGTATAAAAAATTGA
- the phnE gene encoding phosphonate ABC transporter, permease protein PhnE: protein MNENRMRYKKNQQMIVVVLLLALVTYLSSVLTDFNILHGLATLPEAFIWIFSNLVVTEESLERMPTILDKLVETILMSIAATTTATILSLFLGVMGSKSVGTSKLLGILARFIASLSRNIPVVAWALILLLSFGQNSLTGYLALFVGSVGFLTRAFIEVIDESSQSAVEALQATGATYIQIIMKAVIPECLPQMISWILFMIETNIRNATLVGILTGTGIGYTFDLYYKTLNYHGVALVTVSIVVAVILIELLSNHVRKVIL from the coding sequence GTGAATGAAAATAGAATGCGATACAAGAAAAACCAACAGATGATAGTAGTGGTCCTTCTTCTTGCGTTAGTAACGTATCTGTCATCCGTGCTCACCGACTTTAATATTTTACATGGACTCGCGACGTTACCTGAAGCTTTTATATGGATATTTTCCAACTTGGTAGTCACTGAGGAATCACTTGAACGTATGCCAACCATTCTAGACAAATTAGTTGAAACGATCCTCATGTCTATTGCGGCAACTACAACAGCTACTATTCTTTCACTTTTCTTGGGAGTGATGGGCTCAAAATCGGTGGGGACGAGCAAGTTACTTGGCATCTTGGCGAGGTTTATAGCATCGCTATCAAGAAATATTCCCGTGGTAGCCTGGGCATTAATTTTACTACTATCGTTCGGGCAGAACTCTTTAACAGGGTATCTCGCTTTATTCGTTGGTTCGGTCGGTTTTCTAACTCGGGCTTTCATTGAGGTCATTGACGAGTCCAGCCAAAGTGCGGTAGAAGCGTTACAAGCAACAGGTGCAACATATATCCAAATTATAATGAAAGCAGTCATTCCCGAGTGTTTACCGCAAATGATTAGTTGGATACTGTTTATGATTGAAACAAATATACGCAATGCTACGTTAGTAGGAATCTTGACAGGAACAGGGATCGGCTACACATTTGACTTGTATTATAAAACACTCAACTATCACGGGGTGGCGTTAGTTACTGTAAGTATCGTCGTAGCTGTCATCCTCATTGAACTACTTTCAAACCATGTACGGAAGGTGATTCTCTAA
- a CDS encoding PHP domain-containing protein has protein sequence MKADLHVHSHYSDGSDSISTVFQKAAQAGLTHISFVDHDTVAGWEEIRTVSEDFGIIALPGVEISAYDFQRQRKVHVLGYNYDPTAIHIQSICQPLLERRHAHSLWQIEQIVRAGYVLDEDRVLESAKPSGTIYKQHIMKELTEDPFTSVAYQQLYKELFKGQGVASGDIEYIDVYDAVEAIKADGGLAVVAHPGQLDSYDLIVELVEAGLDGIERNHFDHTAEDSRRVEELAEQYHLLMTGGTDYHGVFGKEIDIGDIVSPSDF, from the coding sequence CTGAAAGCTGATCTACATGTTCATAGTCACTATTCAGATGGCTCGGATTCTATTTCTACTGTTTTTCAAAAGGCTGCACAGGCCGGCTTAACACATATCAGTTTTGTCGATCATGATACGGTAGCCGGCTGGGAAGAAATCCGAACTGTAAGTGAGGATTTCGGCATCATAGCACTACCTGGCGTTGAAATATCAGCATATGACTTCCAGCGGCAACGAAAAGTACATGTGCTTGGCTACAACTATGATCCCACTGCAATACATATCCAATCGATTTGCCAACCATTGCTAGAGAGAAGGCACGCTCACTCGCTTTGGCAAATAGAACAAATAGTAAGAGCCGGTTATGTGCTTGATGAGGACAGAGTCCTTGAATCTGCGAAACCTTCTGGAACGATTTACAAACAACATATTATGAAAGAGCTGACGGAAGATCCTTTTACTTCAGTTGCCTATCAACAATTGTACAAAGAGTTATTTAAAGGACAGGGCGTCGCTTCAGGAGATATAGAATACATCGATGTGTACGATGCGGTGGAAGCCATTAAAGCTGACGGCGGATTGGCTGTAGTTGCGCATCCTGGACAATTGGATTCATATGATTTGATCGTTGAATTGGTGGAAGCTGGACTTGACGGTATTGAACGCAATCACTTTGATCATACAGCCGAAGATAGTAGACGAGTTGAAGAACTAGCCGAACAGTATCATCTGTTGATGACAGGTGGCACAGACTATCACGGTGTATTTGGGAAAGAAATTGATATTGGCGATATTGTGAGTCCTTCCGATTTTTAA
- the phnM gene encoding phosphonate metabolism protein PhnM, with product MYVIHNGNIITENEILEGFAVVVEGEFIQDIIPQEDVMRFPEANRIDAGGGLISPGFIDIHSDYIETIASPRPSCMMDFDISLREAEKVLISHGITTMFHSLSFYGKDVFTQKTMHHPNNIQRMIDAIHSTHGNLHLIRHRLHARFEIDNMDGVASLVQNIEDDKVHLLSFMDHTPGQGQYRNLEVYRETLKGYRDLSDSDINVLIAERQTTESLTTENMKEIAEIATEKGIAIASHDDDNVQKLELVKTFGTTISEFPITLEVAKRAKELGLHTIAGAPNVLLGGSHSGNLSATEAIDHGCIDILCSDYYPAGLLHAVFALHEKYGNDLHQMFMMVTLNPAKAVRIDDELGSIKIGKKADLLIIERMDDGYPMLTTTIVNGMLTTKTNYRTN from the coding sequence ATGTATGTAATCCACAATGGGAATATCATAACAGAAAACGAAATTCTTGAAGGCTTTGCAGTTGTTGTAGAAGGGGAATTTATTCAAGATATTATCCCGCAGGAAGACGTAATGAGATTTCCTGAAGCTAACCGGATTGATGCCGGCGGCGGACTTATTTCTCCAGGGTTTATTGATATTCATTCTGATTATATTGAAACAATTGCATCGCCAAGACCTTCTTGCATGATGGATTTCGATATAAGTTTGCGAGAGGCTGAAAAAGTATTGATCAGTCACGGGATTACTACTATGTTTCACTCACTGTCCTTTTATGGGAAAGACGTCTTTACACAGAAAACGATGCATCATCCTAACAATATCCAGCGTATGATTGATGCCATCCATTCAACACATGGGAATTTACACTTGATTCGTCATCGTTTACATGCGCGATTTGAGATTGACAATATGGATGGCGTGGCGAGTCTTGTGCAGAATATAGAAGATGACAAAGTTCATTTGCTTTCTTTTATGGACCATACACCGGGACAAGGGCAGTATCGAAATTTAGAAGTGTATCGTGAAACATTGAAAGGATATCGGGATCTATCAGATTCAGACATCAATGTGCTGATCGCTGAAAGGCAAACTACAGAGTCTCTAACGACTGAAAACATGAAGGAAATTGCAGAGATTGCTACGGAAAAAGGCATTGCTATTGCATCTCACGATGATGATAATGTACAGAAGCTAGAATTAGTGAAAACCTTTGGTACGACCATTAGCGAATTTCCGATTACGTTGGAAGTTGCGAAGAGAGCGAAAGAACTTGGTTTGCATACAATTGCAGGAGCTCCCAATGTGTTACTCGGAGGTTCGCATTCGGGCAATTTATCTGCAACAGAAGCAATTGATCATGGCTGTATTGATATTTTATGCAGTGATTATTATCCTGCGGGTCTGTTGCATGCGGTCTTTGCATTACATGAAAAATATGGAAATGATCTGCACCAAATGTTCATGATGGTTACGTTGAATCCGGCGAAGGCAGTCCGAATAGATGACGAATTGGGATCGATTAAAATTGGAAAGAAAGCCGACCTACTAATCATTGAGAGAATGGATGACGGCTATCCTATGTTGACGACAACAATAGTAAACGGAATGCTGACCACAAAAACTAATTATCGCACAAACTAA
- the phnC gene encoding phosphonate ABC transporter ATP-binding protein, with translation MSLLTVQQLGKSYNNQNKVLQNVNFEVDAGEFISIIGPSGAGKSTLLRCINRMVDIDEGAVIFDGADVGTLNKKELRKLRTDIGMVFQHYNLVPRLSVIENVLHGRFGYKTTLQGVMGRFTEEEKEQAFFLLEKLGIVEHAYKRCDQLSGGQQQRVGIARALIQEPKIVLCDEPIASLDPNASKIIMDHLKSITMELGITCIVNLHQVEVARDYSDRILGLRQGQVVFDDVSHRLTMERTDVIYGTKTKPVPVVRELATV, from the coding sequence ATGTCTTTATTAACAGTACAACAACTTGGGAAATCATATAACAATCAAAATAAAGTCTTGCAAAATGTAAACTTTGAAGTGGATGCTGGTGAATTTATTTCGATCATTGGTCCTTCAGGCGCGGGAAAGTCTACCTTACTTCGATGCATCAATCGAATGGTTGATATTGATGAAGGTGCGGTAATCTTTGATGGAGCAGATGTAGGAACGTTGAACAAAAAGGAATTACGAAAGTTACGAACGGATATTGGTATGGTTTTTCAGCATTATAATTTGGTGCCAAGATTATCTGTCATTGAAAATGTTCTGCATGGTCGATTTGGTTACAAAACGACATTGCAGGGAGTTATGGGCAGATTTACTGAGGAAGAAAAAGAGCAAGCGTTTTTCTTATTGGAAAAACTGGGGATTGTTGAACATGCCTATAAGCGCTGTGATCAACTAAGTGGTGGACAGCAACAGCGAGTGGGAATTGCACGTGCGTTGATCCAAGAACCTAAAATTGTTTTATGCGATGAACCTATTGCTTCTCTTGATCCGAATGCCTCCAAAATCATCATGGATCATTTGAAGTCCATCACGATGGAACTTGGGATTACATGCATCGTGAATCTGCATCAAGTGGAGGTGGCACGTGATTATTCAGATCGTATTTTAGGGCTCAGGCAAGGTCAAGTGGTCTTTGATGATGTGAGTCATCGCTTGACTATGGAACGTACGGATGTCATTTATGGTACCAAGACAAAGCCCGTGCCAGTAGTAAGAGAACTAGCAACGGTATGA
- a CDS encoding ATP-binding cassette domain-containing protein, with product MHETPILRVENLCKQYGTGCQECQDKERNSVEKNYCKSCGTVFAVRDVSLDLYRGEILGIVGESGSGKSTMMQCLYFDTDITSGAAYINRPGKENENVFELSSQQKRMIRNHDYGMVYQNPVHGLKMNFSSIGNIAEKLIAAGNRNVSDMEATGKRLLTNVHIPLHRMKEEPEKFSGGMQQRVQIAKALSNNPPILFLDEVTTGLDLSVQANVLDLIKRIQRELQISMIVVSHDLAVIRMLADRTIVMLNGEIIEEGLTDQVLEDPQHAYTQQLVYSLL from the coding sequence ATGCATGAAACACCGATTTTGCGGGTTGAGAATTTGTGTAAACAATATGGTACGGGTTGTCAAGAATGCCAAGATAAAGAGCGAAATAGTGTAGAGAAAAACTACTGTAAATCTTGCGGAACGGTCTTTGCCGTACGAGACGTCTCTTTAGATCTATATCGTGGAGAGATTTTAGGGATTGTCGGAGAAAGCGGAAGTGGCAAATCGACGATGATGCAGTGCTTGTATTTTGATACCGACATCACATCTGGAGCCGCATACATTAACCGACCGGGGAAAGAAAATGAAAATGTTTTTGAATTGTCTTCTCAGCAAAAGCGTATGATTCGAAATCATGATTACGGCATGGTGTATCAAAATCCAGTTCATGGACTGAAAATGAACTTTTCATCGATTGGCAACATAGCGGAAAAACTAATTGCGGCTGGAAATCGGAATGTGTCGGATATGGAGGCAACAGGGAAAAGATTGCTTACGAATGTTCATATTCCGTTGCATCGTATGAAAGAAGAACCCGAAAAGTTTTCGGGGGGGATGCAGCAGCGCGTGCAAATTGCTAAAGCGTTATCGAATAACCCACCTATTTTATTTTTGGATGAAGTAACGACTGGGCTAGATTTGTCGGTGCAAGCAAATGTACTAGATTTAATCAAAAGAATTCAAAGAGAACTACAAATCAGCATGATCGTGGTGTCACATGATTTGGCAGTGATTCGAATGCTGGCGGACCGCACTATTGTTATGTTAAACGGCGAAATAATTGAAGAAGGTTTGACGGATCAAGTATTGGAAGACCCACAACATGCGTATACACAACAATTAGTGTACTCATTACTATAG
- a CDS encoding SDR family oxidoreductase → MKVLVVGANGQIGKQLVSLIQDSDTLEAKAMIRKQEQAEHFKKIGAETVLVDLEGEVDDIVKAANGVDAIVFTAGSGPKTGPDKTMLIDLDGAIKTIQAAERADVKRFIMISSYDTTRKAIQEASESFAPYVVAKHYADEWLRSTDLDYTMIHPGALTNDKGTGKVKAANTVEPNEVPRDDIAEVIFACLENDSTIGKEFQVIGGSTPIKEAIDAL, encoded by the coding sequence ATGAAAGTTTTAGTTGTAGGTGCAAACGGTCAGATCGGAAAACAGTTAGTATCATTGATTCAAGATAGCGACACACTTGAAGCGAAGGCAATGATCCGTAAGCAAGAACAAGCGGAACATTTCAAGAAAATTGGGGCTGAAACCGTACTTGTAGATCTTGAAGGCGAAGTAGACGATATCGTCAAAGCAGCAAACGGTGTAGATGCTATCGTCTTCACAGCCGGCTCCGGCCCCAAAACAGGTCCAGATAAAACTATGCTGATTGACCTCGATGGTGCGATCAAAACTATACAAGCAGCGGAGAGAGCTGACGTTAAACGCTTCATCATGATTAGCTCGTACGACACGACACGCAAAGCAATCCAGGAAGCGTCGGAATCATTTGCTCCGTACGTTGTAGCAAAACACTACGCAGATGAATGGTTACGTTCTACTGATCTAGACTATACGATGATTCATCCAGGTGCTTTAACAAACGACAAAGGAACAGGCAAAGTAAAAGCCGCGAATACTGTCGAACCAAACGAAGTACCACGAGATGATATCGCAGAAGTCATTTTCGCTTGTTTGGAAAACGACTCAACAATTGGCAAAGAGTTTCAAGTAATTGGTGGCTCTACACCGATTAAAGAAGCGATCGATGCGCTATAA
- a CDS encoding phosphonate C-P lyase system protein PhnL produces the protein MSILEIAGFGKRFTIHHLDKTMPATENIHFSLEAGEFIGIVGKSGSGKSTILKSIYRTYLPDEGKILYDSQRFGLVDLSQVSDRQMLYLRKYEIGYVSQFLNVMPRTTCRQLVTNALLEMGESEITANVETEKTLAHFELDPKLWDSYPNTFSGGEKLRLNIAMATVKKPRLLLLDEPTASLDQQSKVRVREMIEKLKNNGTTLVGIFHDIEFMEGLCDKVFDMKAKKIVLDNKVGVGSES, from the coding sequence ATGTCTATACTGGAAATTGCCGGATTCGGAAAACGTTTCACTATTCATCATTTAGACAAAACCATGCCAGCTACAGAAAACATTCATTTTTCCTTAGAAGCGGGTGAGTTTATTGGCATTGTGGGAAAAAGCGGAAGTGGAAAATCAACGATCTTAAAAAGTATTTATCGTACGTATTTACCGGATGAAGGTAAGATCCTATACGACTCGCAGCGCTTTGGGCTTGTAGATTTATCTCAAGTGAGCGATCGACAAATGCTGTACTTGCGTAAATACGAAATTGGTTATGTATCTCAATTTTTAAATGTTATGCCTAGGACAACCTGCCGACAGCTAGTGACCAATGCGCTGTTGGAGATGGGGGAATCTGAAATAACAGCCAATGTTGAAACTGAAAAAACGTTAGCTCATTTCGAACTGGATCCTAAGCTATGGGACAGTTATCCAAATACCTTCTCGGGCGGCGAAAAACTACGCTTGAACATTGCCATGGCTACTGTAAAAAAACCTAGACTATTATTGCTTGATGAGCCGACTGCTAGTTTAGATCAGCAATCAAAAGTAAGAGTTCGTGAAATGATAGAAAAACTGAAGAACAATGGGACAACGCTCGTAGGGATTTTCCATGATATAGAGTTCATGGAAGGGTTATGTGACAAAGTATTCGACATGAAGGCGAAAAAAATCGTGCTGGACAATAAGGTGGGTGTTGGTTCTGAAAGCTGA
- a CDS encoding PhnD/SsuA/transferrin family substrate-binding protein codes for MKKLNSVFAILASATLLLSACSSGQAGAEKTEVDDVISIVWYPNESGNDMKTSRDEIGKAIEETTGKSVEHKLTTDYAIAIETMVNDNADLAYMGAQGYVQANKGNEANKPLVVSTGPSGTLDDALYYSWLAVDVEDQETFKVNGEFSLDTVAKKSISFVSNSSTSGFVIPSSTIIDHFANNKKYGELNAEDLMEGGPLFSQVLFGNSHQGSAVNVLNGSTDVAAFCDTCVESYVDIVEGEENEVGSVYKVKKDAAEPFNRVAGKEFTLMEVTPVLNAPFVANTNVLGQEDFEKLQTLFTSDEFADNEEIFVPKDSNAAGLFFKTEEERFVPVEDAWFTPVRNLFNE; via the coding sequence ATGAAGAAATTGAATTCGGTCTTCGCAATACTTGCGTCAGCCACTTTACTACTGTCTGCGTGTTCAAGTGGCCAAGCGGGAGCGGAAAAAACAGAAGTGGATGACGTCATCAGTATTGTCTGGTATCCCAATGAATCAGGAAATGATATGAAAACTTCACGAGATGAAATTGGAAAAGCCATCGAGGAAACAACCGGAAAATCGGTAGAGCACAAGTTGACGACTGATTATGCAATCGCAATTGAAACTATGGTGAATGATAACGCGGATCTCGCCTACATGGGTGCGCAAGGGTATGTCCAAGCTAATAAAGGAAATGAAGCAAATAAGCCGTTAGTAGTTTCCACTGGCCCTTCTGGTACATTAGACGACGCCTTATATTATAGTTGGCTTGCAGTTGACGTAGAGGATCAAGAAACCTTTAAAGTAAACGGTGAATTCTCCTTAGATACAGTAGCGAAGAAAAGCATTTCATTTGTTTCAAATAGCTCCACTTCAGGATTTGTCATTCCTTCCTCCACGATAATCGATCATTTTGCTAACAACAAGAAATATGGAGAATTGAATGCCGAAGATCTAATGGAGGGTGGCCCTCTATTTTCACAAGTCTTATTCGGTAATTCCCATCAAGGTTCAGCAGTGAATGTATTGAATGGCAGTACAGACGTGGCGGCTTTTTGTGATACGTGTGTTGAATCCTATGTAGACATAGTAGAAGGCGAAGAGAATGAAGTGGGATCAGTATATAAAGTGAAAAAAGATGCAGCGGAACCATTTAATCGTGTAGCAGGCAAGGAATTCACTCTGATGGAAGTAACGCCTGTACTTAACGCTCCATTTGTTGCGAATACGAATGTTCTTGGTCAAGAAGACTTTGAAAAATTACAAACACTATTCACATCAGATGAGTTTGCCGATAACGAAGAAATTTTCGTACCAAAAGATTCTAATGCAGCAGGCTTATTCTTTAAAACGGAAGAAGAGCGTTTTGTGCCAGTTGAAGACGCTTGGTTTACCCCGGTCCGAAATCTTTTTAATGAATAG